The Onthophagus taurus isolate NC chromosome 2, IU_Otau_3.0, whole genome shotgun sequence genome includes a window with the following:
- the LOC111418491 gene encoding uncharacterized protein, which translates to MARVTKRSILSEIAQIFDSLGLLSPVIIRAKIILQHIWQEGLDWDVSLPNQIYTRWCEFRDMLVLLNSIEIPRHISLKNANEFELHGFSDASIKAYGACVYLRATNSYNDYSVQLVCAKSRVAPIKPTTVPRLELLGALLLTDLVNKVRTALNLQIKRVVYWTDSSVLIGWLGTDPSKLHTFVGNRIARILDLSRASDWRYVSTEHNPADPVSRGIDSGALADLTIYWCGPVWLKQDESLWPRRTFRSESLPEIKVNVLKATIIEECVIPFTRFSTLFRLQRVIAYCLRFINNCSNKSDKRTGSLKCSELNEAQIYLIKCSQRDSFQDEINHLSGKGSLPQKNELTNLNVFLDHTGIMRVGGRLRNSSYNVDKKHPMLLHSKHVLTRLIFEHEHVQLLHAGPQHLLASIRDRYWPIGGRNLDKKVIFNCMRCFRVKPRVSQPIMGDLPSQRVTPALPFSTTGVDYAGPFLLKDRKGRGSKSSKCYICLFVCFITRAIHLELVSDLTSECFIAALRRFVGRRGKPSQIFSDNGTNFVGANRKLHELGTFLQGSNQLTDVIENESINWSFIPPNSPHFGGLWEAGVKATKYHLKRVVGNAILTFEQFYTLLIQIEAILNSRPLSPLSTNPNDLTPLTPAHFLIGRTLSAPPDPILDHVKLNRLSHYQYTQRIQQDFWKRWSKEYISELQRRSKWSTKTENLKIDELVVVKDDNLPTLKYLYGPFLFNSKKTIHPVPIKEKYPFLFNNFEETIKLAHDQVKQLVPFLVETIITREEKNWFPILNPTVPVMKKIFC; encoded by the coding sequence ATGGCACGGGTTACCAAACGATCTATTCTTTCTGAGATAGCTCAAATCTTCGATTCGTTAGGGTTATTGAGTCCTGTTATCATAAGGGCCAAAATTATCCTTCAACACATTTGGCAGGAGGGATTGGATTGGGATGTTTCACTTCCAAATCAAATTTACACACGTTGGTGTGAATTTCGTGACATGTTAGTTCTATTAAATTCCATTGAAATTCCACGTcatatttcgttaaaaaatgcGAATGAATTTGAACTGCATGGATTTTCAGATGCATCAATTAAAGCATACGGAGCTTGTGTTTACTTACGAGCTACTAATTCTTATAATGATTATTCGGTTCAATTAGTATGCGCAAAATCCAGAGTGGCTCCAATAAAACCTACTACGGTTCCGCGATTAGAACTGCTTGGTGCTTTGTTACTTACCGATCTTGTTAATAAAGTTAGAACAGCTTTAAATCTACAAATTAAAAGAGTAGTGTACTGGACGGACTCTAGTGTTCTGATAGGATGGCTAGGAACTGATCCTAGTAAATTACATACATTCGTAGGGAATCGCATTGCGCGAATTCTTGACTTATCGAGAGCGTCTGATTGGCGGTACGTTTCAACCGAGCACAACCCCGCAGACCCCGTTTCACGCGGTATAGACTCGGGAGCCCTCGCGGATTTAACAATATATTGGTGTGGTCCTGTATGGTTAAAGCAAGATGAGTCGTTATGGCCACGTAGAACGTTTCGTTCTGAAAGTTTACCGGAAATAAAGGTTAACGTTCTAAAAGCTACTATAATTGAAGAATGCGTTATTCCGTTCACGCGCTTTTCGACCCTATTTCGGCTACAACGTGTAATAGCATATTGTCTACGgttcattaataattgttcaaatAAATCTGATAAACGAACGggttctttaaaatgttcggaATTGAATGAAGCGCAAATTTACCTAATCAAATGTAGTCAACGAGACTCATTTCAGGATGAAATTAATCATTTGAGTGGCAAGGGCAGTTTGCCGCAGAAAAACGAACTAACTAATTTAAACGTATTTCTTGATCACACTGGTATTATGCGCGTAGGCGGTCGATTACGCAATTCGTCTTATAACGTTGATAAAAAGCACCCGATGCTACTTCATAGTAAACACGTGTTAACGCGGTTGATCTTCGAACACGAACACGTACAACTTCTTCATGCAGGTCCGCAACATTTACTAGCTTCAATACGGGATCGGTATTGGCCGATTGGGGGGAGAAATCTTGACAAAAAGGTAATCTTTAATTGTATGCGTTGTTTTCGAGTAAAACCGCGGGTGTCGCAGCCTATTATGGGCGATTTACCATCGCAACGTGTTACTCCAGCACTTCCGTTCAGTACCACCGGCGTCGATTACGCTGGCCCGTTTCTTTTGAAAGATCGGAAAGGTCGTGGTTCTAAAAGTTCAAAATGCTATATTTGTCTATTTGTATGCTTTATAACACGTGCTATACACCTTGAATTGGTGTCGGATTTGACTTCTGAATGTTTTATTGCAGCACTGCGGCGTTTTGTTGGTCGCCGTGGAAAGCCGTCTCAGATTTTTTCGGATAACGGTACCAATTTCGTCGGCGCGAATCGCAAGCTTCACGAGTTAGGAACGTTCCTACAAGGTTCCAATCAATTAACCGATGTGATTGAGAATGAGTCGATTAATTGGTCATTCATTCCCCCTAATTCGCCTCATTTCGGCGGTTTATGGGAGGCAGGCGTTAAAGCAACCAAATATCATTTAAAGCGGGTTGTTGGCAATGCAATACTTACCTTTGAACAGTTTTATACGCTGTtgattcaaattgaagctatcCTAAATTCTCGCCCTTTGTCACCCTTGTCCACGAATCCCAATGATTTAACACCCTTAACTCCTGCGCATTTCTTAATTGGGAGAACGCTTTCGGCCCCACCAGATCCAATCCTGGATCACGTCAAGTTAAATCGGCTGTCCCACTATCAATATACGCAACGAATTCAGCAAGACTTTTGGAAGCGTTGGTCAAAGGAATACATTTCGGAACTCCAACGCCGTTCCAAGTGGTCAACTAAAACAGAGAAtcttaaaattgatgaattgGTTGTAGTAAAGGATGACAACTTACCAACATTGAAGTACTTATATGGTCCGTTCCTGTTCAACTctaaaaaaacaattcatcCTGTtcctattaaagaaaaatatccgTTCCTGTTCAATAATTTCGAAGAAACGATTAAACTCGCTCATGATCAAGTAAAGCAATTGGTTCCGTTTCTGGTAGAAACCATCATCACTAGAGAAGAGAAAAATTGGTTCCCAATCCTGAATCCAACTGTTCCTGTcatgaagaaaatattttgctgA
- the LOC139432724 gene encoding uncharacterized protein yields the protein MATAREIDLNPIFERQNDIHGLISRTIDNLKKLAIAKRTRGNFQSRLQRLETNWDEFNNAHKQLIQYRDKYSDTIYFTEDIFSECEEAYFDAKGTLLDLLNPLPLSPTPEVDTKLVSNVSYSSSRSRHLPKIDLPTFDGKYANWAQFQDLFSTMVNDNEDLTDVERLQYLKMSLTGEPAQ from the coding sequence ATGGCGACCGCTCGTGAAATTGACTTAAACCCGATTTTCGAACGGCAAAATGACATTCACGGGTTAATTTCTCGGACAATagataatttgaaaaagcTCGCGATCGCTAAACGTACTCGCGGGAACTTTCAAAGTCGTTTACAACGACTTGAGACTAATTGGGATGAGTTTAATAATGCtcataaacaattaattcagTATCGCGACAAGTATTCGGATACGATATATTTCACCGAGGACATTTTTTCTGAATGTGAGGAAGCTTATTTCGATGCTAAGGGGACATTGCTTGATTTGTTAAATCCTCTTCCGCTGTCTCCGACCCCGGAAGTTGATACAAAACTAGTTTCAAACGTCAGTTATTCGTCATCGCGTTCGCGTCATTTACCGAAAATTGATCTTCCAACTTTCGACGGTAAATACGCGAATTGGGCTCAATTCCAGGACTTGTTTTCTACGATGGTCAATGACAATGAAGACCTTACCGATGTCGAACGtcttcaatatttaaaaatgagtttGACCGGTGAACCCGCTcagtaa
- the LOC139432725 gene encoding uncharacterized protein has translation MYRACLVNTIQLRFQRILWRDSENLPIEVYELTTITYGTASASYLATRCLKQLGLESSDPVIANVIKNHFYVDDLLTGADSVEKVMYIIDGVSLTLNAGGFKLHKWVSNNPAILLCVSDSRAEDIIDMGRRENTRTLGLMWDPQKDVFKFNVSKNTTVQSFYNLS, from the coding sequence atgtatCGTGCATGCCTCGTTAACACGATACAATTAAGGTTCCAACGTATTCTATGGCGCGATTCTGAAAATCTTCCAATAGAGGTTTACGAGTTAACCACTATTACCTACGGTACAGCATCAGCAAGTTACCTAGCGACTCGCTGTTTAAAGCAGTTAGGTTTAGAAAGCTCCGATCCAGTGATTGCTAACGTTATTAAGAATCATTTTTACGTAGACGATCTTCTTACGGGAGCGGATTCAGTTGAGAAAGTTATGTACATTATTGACGGAGTATCACTAACTTTGAATGCGGGCGGTTTCAAGCTACATAAATGGGTTTCTAACAATCCCGCAATATTACTTTGTGTATCAGATAGTAGAGCGGAAGATATAATAGACATGGGACGTAGAGAAAATACGCGTACGTTAGGTCTGATGTGGGATCCTCAGAAAGATGTCTTTAAATTTAACGTTAGCAAAAACACAACtgttcaaagtttttataatttaagttaa
- the LOC139432726 gene encoding uncharacterized protein, with protein sequence MLTCDVCYKEFTRPDNLVRHQRTACIGKRRKVEEDQQGDVIVCEICDEHVTRQCYSSHLRSNKHKQKAFVIIDDGVEKIDSIFGDKICSFRVSDHERKYVDMKEFSIRIREKVISLIQSVRNVNGSLKVNTEIFGLYFINTKEEVEIKSFNTKNKIITVAVDLYQTYEDFMDEIMVKMSEFQERDSGWTLLEILYLEVNCNKFNPTRASSYIDLPTSIKGKRAVINVQNNDNKCFAWALISALYQPTGLPQRISSYPDYRETELKFDCVTFPVPIRDIPKFEEENNISINVYGINSWYNGEKMVDDIVTVCICKQKRERHVNLLVVSDNFGNNHYCWIKNLSRLINTQSSTHEHQRYICEGCLQYFSTEDKLVRHQMDDCKKVKATVPSEQIKVNKFGHLEKENVLQFEGFEKKMKVPFVVYADFEAILKPLTPEEGKVYDDNKPYTARCFEHEPYAFAYYIKCAYDDNLSKFRIYRGRNAALEFIIRLEKDVIEIYKQHLRQTKDMIPLSCLDQFVHELSSVCHICDKPINKEEKVCDHDHLTGLYRGPAHSVCNINYKLPMFIPVFFHNLSNYDAHMFVKSIALNKEEVEVIAQNKEKYISFSKKIVVGETTDNKGKKRKVFMKIRFVDSFRFMASSLEKLVSYLDDKDCVEVKKKFKDSEEFRLMRQKGVFPYSFVDSFEKLEYSKLPDHTQFYDILSSSNISKEQYSRAQTVWNKFKCTTLGEYSDLYLTSDVLMLTDVFENFRTISLENYNLDPCHYYTAPGFGWDALLKMTGVKLELLSDIDMLHFFKKGIRGGLCMCVKRSAIANNKFLDDFNPEKPSSYILYLDATNLYGYAMSCKLPTGGFRWLSNQEIADIDVECLDDEHLGYVFEVDLEYPERLHNQHDDLPFCPENIIAPGSKHPKLIANLQNKSKYIIHYVNLRECVKKGLKLTKIHRALQFQQSPWMKPYIDFNSEKRMNATNEFGKNHYKQMNNIVYGKTMENVENRVDIRLVSHWENRYRRPGAEALIAKPTFKSSKIFCHNLAAIEMQKVEVKYNKPLYVGFSVLELSKAVIYNFFYNFLKEKYGENVLLLYTDTDSLILEIFTENVYQDIKENIEMFDTSNYKLNNRHNIPPGPPIVGKMKDEYPNTILTSFYGTGAKAYCINTLEGVVKRAKGVKKYVIDKNLSVSEYKRIIEDGGSVRKKMYVFRSSYHTMYTELKNKVALSAHDDKRYVMEDGCHTLAWGNYLIEDLRREDLLDNLLELLNVNMYG encoded by the exons ATGTTGACCTGCGACGTGTGTTACAAAGAGTTTACTAGACCAGATAATCTTGTGAGACATCAACGCACAGCATGTATTGGGAAACGTCGAAAGGTGGAAGAGGATCAACAAGGAGATGTTATAGTGTGTGAAATATGTGATGAACACGTAACCAGACAATGTTATTCCTCACATCTGCGCAGCAACAAACATAAACAGAAAGCCTTCGTAATAATAGATGATGgtgtagaaaaaatagattcgatatttggagataaaatatgtAGTTTTAGAGTGAGCGATCATGAACGGAAGTACGTAGACATGAAGGAGTTCAGTATCCGAATTAGAGAAAAAGTTATCAGTTTGATACAGTCCGTGAGGAATGTAAATGGTAGTTTAAAAGTGAATACGGAAATTTTTGGattgtatttcataaatacgaaggaagaagtggaaatcaaatcattcaacacaaaaaataaaattataacagtaGCCGTAGACTTGTACCAAACATACGAGGACTTTATGGACGAGATTATGGTGAAAATGTCGGAATTCCAAGAACGGGACTCAG GTTGGACCTTGTTGGAAATATTATATCTTGAAGTGAACTGTAACAAGTTTAATCCTACAAGAGCATCGAGCTACATCGACTTACCGACATCCATAAAAGGGAAGAGAGCGGTAATAAACGTGcaaaataacgataataagTGCTTTGCTTGGGCACTGATATCCGCGCTGTACCAACCCACAGGTTTACCGCAAAGAATATCATCATACCCAGATTATAGGgaaacagaattaaagtttGACTGCGTAACATTCCCAGTACCCATCAGAGACATACCAAAATTtgaggaagaaaataacatttcaattAACGTCTATGGTATAAATTCTTGGTATAATGGAGAGAAAATGGTAGATGATATTGTaactgtatgtatatgtaaacaGAAACGGGAGCGTCATGTAAACTTATTAGTAGTCAGCGACAATTTCGGGAATAACCactattgttggataaaaaacttatctcgACTGATAAATACACAATCATCGACTCATGAACATCAAAGATATATTTGTGAGGGTTGTTTGCAATACTTTTCAACTGAAGACAAGTTGGTACGACATCAGATGGATGActgtaaaaaagtgaaagCAACAGTACCAAGCgaacaaataaaagtgaatAAGTTCGGACATctagaaaaggaaaatgttttacaatttgaaggatttgaaaaaaaaatgaaagttccGTTTGTGGTGTACGCCGATTTCGAGGCGATTCTGAAACCCTTAACGCCCGAAGAAGGAAAAGTTTACGATGATAATAAACCATATACGGCCCGATGTTTTGAACACGAACCATACGCGTTTGCGTACTACATTAAGTGTGCTTACGATGATAACTTATCGAAATTCCGAATATACCGAGGGCGAAACGCTGCTCtggaatttattataagattggagaaggatgtaatagagatctataaacaacatttgaggCAAACAAAGGATATGATACCGCTAAGCTGTCTGGACCAATTTGTACATGAACTGAGTTCCGTATGTCACATTTGTGATAAACcaataaacaaagaagagaAAGTGTGTGATCACGATCACTTGACAGGATTGTATAGGGGTCCTGCGCATTCCGTctgcaatataaattataaattaccgaTGTTTATCCCTGTGTTTTTCCACAACCTGTCGAATTACGATGCCCACATGTTTGTGAAAAGTATTGCCCTAAACAAGGAGGAagtagaggtgatagcacaaaacaaagaaaaatatatttctttttccaaaaaaatagttgtCGGAGAAACAACCGATAACAAGGGAAAGAAACGCAaagtgtttatgaaaataagattCGTCGACTCGTTTAGATTTATGGCGAGTTCTTTGGAAAAGTTGGTTTCATATTTGGATGATAAGGATTGTGtggaagtgaaaaaaaaattcaaagactCTGAAGAATTTAGATTGATGCGCCAGAAAGGTGTATTTCCATATTCGTTCGTAGATTCGTTTGAAAAGTTGGAGTATAGTAAATTGCCTGATCATACACAGTTTTACGACATATTGAGTTCAAGTAATATTTCAAAGGAACAATACTCTAGAGCACAGACTgtatggaataaatttaagtgtACAACGTTGGGAGAATACAGTGACCTGTATTTGACGTCAGATGTGTTAATGTTGACTGAcgtctttgaaaatttcaggaCAATATCTTTGGAGAATTACAATCTGGATCCTTGCCATTATTATACTGCGCCCGGGTTTGGGTGGGATGCTCTGTTAAAAATGAcaggtgtaaaattagaattgttaTCAGACATTGACAtgttacacttttttaagaaagGAATTAGAGGCGGTCTCTGTATGTGTGTAAAACGATCTGCAATAGCAAACAACAAGTTCCTTGACGATTTTAACCCGGAAAAACCATCAtcatatattctatatttgGACGCTACCAATTTGTATGGGTATGCAATGAGTTGTAAATTACCAACAGGCGGTTTTCGATGGTTGTCGAACCAAGAAATAGCAGATATAGATGTGGAGTGTTTAGATGATGAACACCTTGGTTATGTCTTTGAAGTGGATTTGGAGTATCCCGAAAGGTTACACAACCAGCATGATGATCTACCGTTTTGTCCCGAAAACATAATCGCTCCCGGATCGAAGCATCCTAAGTTGATTGCgaacttacaaaataaatcgaaatacatAATTCACTATGTAAACCTACGTGAATGTGTGAAAAAAGGTCTTAAGCTAACCAAAATACACCGTGCATTGCAATTTCAACAATCGCCGTGGATGAAACcatatatcgattttaactctgaGAAACGAATGAATGCTACGAATGAATTTgggaaaaatcattataaacaaatgaataatatcgTGTATGGGAAAACgatggaaaatgttgaaaatagagtCGATATACGATTAGTGTCACATTGGGAGAATCGTTACAGGAGACCCGGTGCAGAAGCTCTTATCGCAAAGCCGACTTTCAagtcatcgaaaattttctgccatAATTTGGCAGCCATTGAAATGCAGAAGGTGGAGGTCAAATATAACAAACCTCTGTATGTAGGGTTTAGCGTACTGGAATTGTCGAAAGCGgtcatttataactttttttataattttttaaaagagaaatatggtgaaaacgtattattgttatatacaGATACGGATTCGTTAATTCTCGAAATATTTACTGAGAATGTATACCaggatatcaaagaaaatatagagaTGTTCGATACCTCTAATTACAAGTTAAACAACAGACATAATATTCCTCCAGGGCCGCCGATAGTtggaaaaatgaaagatgagTACCCAAATACGATATTAACATCGTTTTATGGTACAGGAGCTAAAGCTTAttgtattaacactttggaaggAGTTGTCAAGCGTGCCAAGGGTGTGAAAAAGtatgttatcgataaaaacttAAGTGTTTCAGAATATAAACGGATTATCGAAGATGGAGGTTCTGTGCGAAAAAAGATGTATGTCTTTCGCTCCTCCTATCACACGATGTATACAGAACTAAAGAATAAAGTGGCGCTCTCTGCACATGACGATAAACGTTACGTGATGGAGGATGGATGTCATACGTTAGCTTGGGGAAACTATCTTATTGAAGATCTACGCAGGGAAGATCTTTTGGACAACTTATTGGAGTTGTTAAACGTAAACATGTATGGCTAG
- the LOC139429113 gene encoding uncharacterized protein codes for MLHLIGNSHARASDNTDGMTDPLVAVLPRNNDSTNVVESSLPSLPLYCSGNFDGLSRTMQDFTTDPPLYEQIMNELRSQPGNDNGAIVTTSPTLSSYGLTRISMEIREEGTYQEVVVPPEPATNQADVVQPLPDIVHTDVTSQAPAENQVLAAPSVPATEDVSQPSDRICVSPVFSSGPIRYTSRRIKKRVNLLSRGCVKQTTRPNPSPASQDSCRLLRNALAKPPRNTRRVPTLATVTRPATVVTSPPEVTIDIRDSPPTITTIPPQNVVFPPPLPIPTIPQRQNLPAVNTAHPDPWVDAFLHSTTNLASSLLSQEDFFILGLKPQLQTKVTTLEHHKRHFVNALNAVNQNPTVCFAASSNILNMYNTKINLYKSLLRLLPDNG; via the coding sequence ATGCTTCACTTAATTGGTAACAGCCACGCTCGTGCAAGCGATAATACCGATGGTATGACCGACCCACTGGTTGCCGTGCTGCCACGCAATAACGACAGTACGAATGTTGTTGAGTCAAGCCTACCGTCGTTACCATTATATTGCAGCGGCAACTTTGACGGTTTGAGTCGTACCATGCAGGATTTCACTACAGACCCACCACTGTACGAGCAAATAATGAATGAGCTCCGGTCACAGCCAGGGAACGACAATGGTGCGATTGTTACCACCAGTCCAACCTTGTCGTCCTACGGCTTAACTCGCATCAGTATGGAGATACGAGAAGAAGGAACATATCAGGAAGTTGTTGTGCCACCTGAACCTGCTACCAATCAGGCCGACGTGGTACAACCACTTCCAGATATTGTACATACGGATGTCACAAGTCAAGCACCTGCTGAAAACCAGGTGCTTGCGGCACCGTCTGTACCAGCGACGGAAGACGTATCCCAACCCTCCGATAGGATATGTGTTTCGCCTGTCTTCTCGAGTGGACCCATACGGTACACATCCCGCCGTATAAAAAAACGCGTCAACTTGTTGTCAAGGGGTTGCGTGAAACAAACTACCCGCCCAAACCCTTCTCCTGCTTCACAAGACTCCTGTAGATTGCTGCGCAACGCATTAGCCAAACCTCCCCGTAACACACGAAGAGTACCTACACTCGCTACAGTAACCAGACCTGCAACGGTGGTTACATCTCCACCAGAGGTGACCATCGACATCCGTGACAGCCCGCCAACTATCACAACTATCCCACCACAAAATGTGGTGTTCCCACCACCTTTACCTATCCCTACTATCCCGCAGAGGCAAAATCTTCCAGCTGTAAATACCGCACATCCCGACCCATGGGTTGATGCGTTTCTGCATTCAACAACCAACTTGGCAAGCAGTCTTTTGTCCCAAGAGGATTTTTTCATCTTGGGCTTGAAACCTCAATTGCAAACCAAAGTGACGACTTTGGAACATCATAAGCGCCACTTCGTGAACGCGTTGAATGCAGTAAACCAGAATCCCACCGTCTGCTTTGCTGCTTCTTCAAACATCCTTAACATGTACAACACCAAAATTAACCTGTATAAGTCCCTTCTCAGGCTGCTGCCTGACAACGGTtaa
- the LOC139432727 gene encoding uncharacterized protein: MESLNVTEKIKVDNSIVSYEYHSHQPFGSTSFDNNDEIRIGIPEIDNYTLPHESFLYVEGSVRKLDASGKATKDASATAKLINNPVAFMFSDIRYLINGVQIDGVRNVGLTSCMKGYFSYTPHDIIKLANAGWNMGEDLLGQVVPTSPVTDAIMDKNGNFGLSVPLKTLIGFAEDFKTIVMNVRQELVLIRNNDDNDVLVNTVEEPLQLKIDKVVWRMPHLAVGLREQLALTKIAGRNIDLQIPFRSWEVHEYPSLPQTTKHSWAVKTAPQLETPRFIIIGFQTKKKGKQLANMATFDNVKLTNLTVFLNGERYPYDNLNVDFDSNRVAVLYDMYTRFQKSYYGKEGEPLLTPKQFIENYPLIGIDCTYQAEALHKSGVEIRIEFTTKNPIPDGTTAYCLVLHDKAFQYSPLTKIVKQMT; the protein is encoded by the coding sequence ATGGAGTCCTTAAACGTCACggagaaaataaaagtagataaCTCGATTGTAAGTTACGAATATCATTCCCATCAACCGTTTGGTTCTACTAGCTTCGATAACAATGATGAAATTCGTATAGGCATACCCGAAATAGACAATTACACATTGCCTcatgaaagttttttgtatgTGGAAGGGAGCGTACGTAAACTGGATGCGAGTGGTAAAGCAACAAAAGATGCTAGTGCAACtgcaaaattgataaataatcctGTAGCGTTTATGTTCAGTGATATTCGCTATCTTATAAATGGTGTTCAAATAGATGGAGTGAGAAACGTGGGGTTAACATCATGTATGAAAGGATACTTTTCGTATACCCCTCACGATATAATAAAGTTGGCGAACGCAGGTTGGAACATGGGCGAGGATCTGCTAGGTCAAGTGGTCCCAACATCCCCTGTAACGGATGCAATAAtggataaaaatggaaattttggaTTGAGTGTACCGCTAAAGACATTAATAGGGTTTGctgaagattttaaaacaattgtgATGAATGTGAGACAAGAGCTAGTGTTAATTCgtaataatgatgataatgatgTGCTTGTGAATACGGTAGAAGAACCGTTAcagttaaaaatcgataaagttgTGTGGAGAATGCCCCATCTAGCCGTAGGCTTACGAGAACAATTAGCTCTAACAAAAATAGCAGGACGAAATATTGATCTGCAAATACCTTTTCGCAGTTGGGAAGTACATGAATATCCTTCTTTACCTCAAACAACAAAGCATTCATGGGCTGTGAAAACAGCTCCGCAGTTGGAAACACctagatttataataattgggtttcaaacaaagaagaaaggaaaacAGTTGGCGAACATGGCAACCTTTGATAATGTAAAACTCACCAATTTGACGGTATTCCTAAACGGTGAACGCTACCCATACGATAATCTGAACGTGGACTTTGATAGTAATCGTGTCGCAGTGTTATATGACATGTATACACGCTTTCAAAAGTCCTACTATGGGAAGGAAGGAGAACCATTACTCACTccgaaacaatttattgaaaattatccactgATTGGAATTGATTGTACATATCAGGCAGAAGCGCTACACAAAAGTGGGGTAGAAATACGGATAGAATTTACGACAAAAAATCCGATTCCTGATGGTACCACAGCATACTGTTTAGTTTTACATGATAAGGCGTTTCAATATTCTCCACtaacaaaaatcgtcaaacAAATGACTTGA